In a genomic window of Glycine max cultivar Williams 82 chromosome 13, Glycine_max_v4.0, whole genome shotgun sequence:
- the LOC106795651 gene encoding isoprene synthase, chloroplastic, protein MNLSSPWEIILWWWKDIGLASKLNFASDRLVESVLWMLGMFPEPQFANCRKELTNVGKLITIINDVYDVYGTLDELQLFTDAVESRLICASHASKKQNGFTTKSSTIH, encoded by the exons ATGAATTTGTCCAGTCCCTGGGAAATCATCTTGTG GTGGTGGAAGGACATTGGCCTTGCAAGTAAACTGAACTTTGCTAGTGACAGATTAGTGGAATCCGTCTTGTGGATGCTAGGAATGTTTCCTGAACCTCAATTCGCTAATTGCCGCAAAGAACTCACAAATGTGGGGAAGCTAATCACAATCATAAATGATGTATACGATGTCTATGGTACTTTGGATGAATTACAGCTCTTCACAGATGCTGTTGAGAG TCGTCTGATTTGTGCAAGTCATGCCTCCAAGAAGCAAAATGGTTTTACAACAAAGTCATCCACCATTCATTGA